The Acanthopagrus latus isolate v.2019 chromosome 13, fAcaLat1.1, whole genome shotgun sequence genome contains a region encoding:
- the LOC119031568 gene encoding olfactory receptor 52Z1-like, producing MTNFSEVTSVHLSVYYGMEDLKPMYFCIFLIIYIAIVAENVALIGVVYREKTLHEPMYLLVCNLAANGLYGSTALLPALLSNILSHSHEISLPLCQTQIYAIHTYAITEFTILAVMSYDRYVAVCYPLHYHTIMSQRLVKLIVFTWLYPLLAFLIVLIFTVRLQICGRSIEQVYCLNYLLVRLACSDSSVASLVGLLSVPLYTVPQIIMIFYSYAHILRICILSFTKSKFKAFRTCTPHLLAIINYSIGCFFEIAQSRFNLSHLPYQSKLFLSLYFLIFPPILNPAIYGLSIQLIRVQLLRLFSRKSRQVTNTAAKGAAVAAH from the coding sequence ATGACCAATTTCTCTGAGGTGACTTCTGTACACCTATCTGTTTACTATGGCATGGAGGATCTGAAGCCGATGTACTTCTGCATTTTCCTGATCATATACATCGCCATTGTTGCCGAAAATGTGGCATTAATCGGAGTGGTGTATCGTGAGAAGACGCTGCATGAGCCGATGTATCTGCTGGTGTGTAACCTGGCTGCCAACGGTCTGTATGGAAGCACCGCTTTGCTGCCTGCTTTACTGAGCAACATACTGTCACACTCACATGAGATATCCCTACCACTCTGCCAAACACAAATCTATGCCATACACACATATGCCATCACTGAATTCACAATTTTGGCAGTGATGAGTTATGACAGGTACGTGGCTGTTTGTTACCCATTGCATTATCATACAATCATGTCACAGAGGCTTGTTAAACTCATAGTTTTCACGTGGCTTTATCCCTTGTTGGCatttctcattgttttgattttcactgtGCGGCTGCAGATCTGTGGGAGAAGCATAGAGCAGGTGTACTGTTTGAATTACCTGCTGGTCAGACTCGCCTGTTCTGATTCATCTGTTGCAAGCTTGGTTGGCTTACTGTCTGTACCGCTATATACAGTTCCACAGATTATCATGATCTTTTATTCATATGCACACATCCTGAGGATATGTATATTGTCATTCACCAAATCCAAGTTCAAAGCCTTCCGGACTTGCACCCCCCACCTGCTTGCAATAATCAACTACAGCATCGGGTGTTTCTTTGAAATAGCACAAAGTCGATTCAATTTAAGTCACCTGCCTTACCAAAGCaagctgtttttatctctgtACTTTTTGATATTCCCGCCGATTCTGAATCCAGCAATCTACGGTTTGAGTATTCAGCTCATAAGGGTGCAACTGTTGAGGCTTTTCAGCAGAAAAAGCAGGCAAGTGACGAATACAGCAGCAAAGggggctgctgttgctgcacaCTGA
- the LOC119031569 gene encoding olfactory receptor 52D1-like, producing the protein MDNTTALTFTMTAYAVMENSKHGLFVVFLLLYLAHIALNSLLVAVIQKNQQLHQPMNVFTCMLSINELYGSTALLPAIMSVLISENYEVSARWCMAQVYFLHTYASAEFCILALMGYDRYAAICHPLHYHSIMSHTKTIKLIALAALYPTILFGCFYSLTLRLSFCGKVIPKLYCVNMELVKNSCSNASYISIVGLLLILVLIIPQLVMIVFSYVQISRVCWKLSRDSQSNALKTCIPHLLSLLNYTIGSLFEIIQTRFNMSHVAAELRLFLSLYFVVIPPLANPVLYGLGTQIIRVHVLKLIFRHKILPTK; encoded by the coding sequence ATGGACAACACAACAGCGCTGACATTCACAATGACTGCATATGCTGTCATGGAAAACAGCAAACACGGgctgtttgttgtgttcctCCTGCTCTATCTTGCTCACATCGCTTTGAATTCACTGCTCGTTGCTGTCatacaaaaaaaccaacagctgcaccaacCTATGAATGTGTTCACATGTATGTTATCCATCAATGAACTCTATGGCAGCACAGCTCTGTTGCCTGCAATAATGTCTGTGCTCATATCGGAGAACTATGAGGTGTCTGCGAGGTGGTGCATGGCTCAAGTCTACTTCCTTCACACATATGCAAGTGCTGAGTTTTGTATTTTAGCTCTTATGGGATATGACAGATATGCTGCCATCTGCCACCCACTCCATTACCACAGCATCATGTCTCATACAAAGACAATCAAGCTCATTGCGTTAGCAGCTCTGTACCCGACCattttgtttggatgtttttacTCGCTGACCTTACGACTGAGCTTCTGTGGAAAAGTCATACCAAAATTATACTGTGTGAACATGGAGCTGGTCAAGAATTCATGTTCCAATGCATCCTACATAAGTATTGTGGGACTGCTACTTATTCTGGTTTTGATCATACCTCAGTTAGTGATGATTGTTTTCTCTTATGTGCAAATTTCAAGAGTGTGTTGGAAACTATCAAGAGACTCCCAGAGCAATGCTCTTAAAACATGTATCCCACACTTACTGTCTTTGCTCAATTACACCATTGGCTCCCTTTTTGAAATTATCCAAACTAGATTTAATATGAGTCACGTGGCTGCTGAACTACGGCTCTTCCTGTCTTTATACTTTGTTGTCATCCCACCTCTTGCCAACCCAGTGCTGTACGGACTCGGTACGCAAATCATAAGAGTTCATGTGCTGAAACTGATTTTCAGACACAAGATCCTGCCAACAAAGTGA